A DNA window from Chelativorans sp. AA-79 contains the following coding sequences:
- a CDS encoding DUF2333 family protein translates to MLDSIVGFFTRVFAAIGRGIGRLVYWLAWPFAALGRWFVHRGWIARGVVGGLLVLFVGLYIYFFWQTQLWTGFNPDYVQAYSLENRRAAPGEQVAAEGGQGAQSCAPSAIAAVAADLTDFNVNENAWISSMILYKLGFFGLDWDDTPFFDNKASFQRGVNQAVRRTTVELVDALGRVRGTSQIDSDLQKARENMQFSEDAWYFGLNPFGPKTPTPSFYRTAIASLRSFNDRLQNCNATFDARADNLIQFLDRIAGDLGSTSAILRERSENYNAGWFDTRADDRFWFAYGQLYGYYGLLHAARIDFDEVVAQRSLGPLWDQTESQFRAALNITPFIISNGREAGWIMPTHLATMGFYILRARSNLVELRDVLDR, encoded by the coding sequence GTGCTCGATTCGATCGTCGGTTTCTTCACGCGTGTCTTTGCCGCCATCGGACGGGGAATCGGCCGGCTCGTCTACTGGCTCGCCTGGCCGTTCGCGGCGCTGGGCCGCTGGTTCGTCCACCGCGGCTGGATCGCGCGCGGCGTGGTCGGCGGCCTGCTCGTGCTCTTTGTCGGGCTCTACATCTATTTCTTCTGGCAGACCCAGCTCTGGACGGGCTTCAACCCGGATTACGTGCAGGCCTACAGCCTGGAAAACCGGCGCGCCGCGCCGGGCGAACAGGTGGCGGCGGAAGGCGGGCAGGGAGCGCAGAGCTGCGCGCCTTCCGCGATCGCCGCCGTGGCGGCCGATCTCACCGACTTCAACGTCAACGAGAACGCCTGGATCTCGTCGATGATCCTCTACAAGCTCGGCTTTTTCGGGCTCGACTGGGACGATACGCCCTTCTTCGACAACAAGGCCTCCTTCCAGCGCGGCGTGAACCAGGCGGTGCGGCGAACGACAGTGGAACTGGTCGACGCGCTGGGGCGCGTGCGCGGCACCTCGCAGATCGACAGCGACCTGCAGAAGGCACGCGAGAACATGCAGTTTTCCGAGGACGCCTGGTATTTCGGCCTCAACCCCTTCGGCCCGAAGACGCCGACGCCGAGCTTCTACCGCACGGCGATCGCCTCGCTCAGGAGCTTCAACGACCGGCTGCAGAACTGCAACGCCACTTTCGACGCGCGCGCCGACAACCTGATCCAGTTCCTCGACCGCATCGCCGGCGATCTCGGCTCCACCTCCGCCATCCTGCGCGAGCGTTCGGAAAACTACAATGCTGGCTGGTTCGACACGCGCGCGGACGACCGCTTCTGGTTCGCCTATGGGCAGCTCTATGGCTATTACGGGCTCCTGCACGCCGCGCGGATCGACTTCGATGAGGTCGTCGCCCAGCGTTCGCTGGGGCCGCTCTGGGACCAGACGGAGAGCCAGTTCCGCGCCGCGCTCAACATCACGCCCTTCATCATCTCCAACGGCCGGGAGGCCGGCTGGATCATGCCGACGCACCTCGCCACCATGGGCTTCTACATCCTGCGCGCGCGGTCGAACTTGGTGGAACTGAGGGATGTGCTGGACCGGTGA
- a CDS encoding choline ABC transporter substrate-binding protein: protein MSCIRQLSAALGLMAGLAAGPAFAAEPESCRTVTFSDVGWTDITATTATAAVLLEGLGYEPDIQVLSVPVTYASLKNKDVDVFLGNWMPTMEADIAPYRDDGSVETVVTNLEGAKYTLAVPQYAYDAGLKSFADIARFKDELDGKIYGIEPGNDGNRLILDMIENDTFGLGDFDIVESSEAGMLSQVRRAVQNEEPIVFLGWEPHPMNANIDMAYLEGGDDVFGPNYGGATVHTNVWTGLTEECPNLGKLLENLVFSLQMENEIMGAILDEGEEPQAAAAAWLEAHPETLEPWLEGVTTFAGEDGLAAVKTHLGL, encoded by the coding sequence ATGTCCTGCATCAGACAATTGAGCGCCGCTCTCGGCCTTATGGCGGGCCTCGCGGCCGGCCCGGCCTTTGCCGCCGAGCCCGAATCCTGCCGCACGGTCACGTTCTCCGATGTCGGCTGGACCGACATCACGGCCACCACGGCCACGGCCGCGGTGCTGCTCGAAGGGCTCGGCTACGAGCCGGACATCCAGGTGCTTTCGGTGCCGGTCACCTACGCCTCGCTCAAGAACAAGGATGTCGACGTCTTCCTCGGCAACTGGATGCCCACCATGGAGGCCGACATCGCGCCTTACCGGGACGACGGTTCCGTTGAGACGGTGGTCACCAATCTCGAAGGGGCCAAATACACGCTCGCGGTGCCGCAATACGCCTACGACGCCGGCCTCAAGAGCTTTGCCGACATCGCCAGGTTCAAGGACGAGCTCGACGGCAAGATCTACGGCATCGAGCCCGGCAATGACGGCAACCGGCTGATCCTCGACATGATCGAGAACGACACGTTCGGGCTCGGCGATTTCGATATCGTGGAAAGCTCCGAGGCCGGCATGCTGTCGCAGGTGCGCCGCGCCGTGCAGAACGAGGAGCCGATCGTGTTCCTCGGCTGGGAGCCGCACCCGATGAATGCCAACATCGACATGGCCTATCTGGAAGGCGGCGACGACGTCTTCGGCCCGAACTATGGAGGCGCCACCGTCCACACCAATGTGTGGACCGGCCTCACCGAGGAATGCCCCAATCTTGGCAAGCTGTTGGAGAACCTCGTCTTCTCCCTGCAGATGGAGAACGAGATCATGGGTGCCATCCTCGACGAAGGCGAGGAGCCGCAGGCGGCTGCCGCGGCATGGCTCGAGGCGCATCCCGAGACGCTGGAGCCGTGGCTGGAAGGGGTGACCACCTTCGCCGGCGAGGACGGGCTTGCGGCCGTCAAGACGCATCTGGGGCTCTAG
- the choW gene encoding choline ABC transporter permease subunit: MDPVTEWIAAWKIPIGRWGRAFFDFLTVNFAWFFDTLADGLKAVLDNLVALLLWLPPSLVVLLLAALAYALQRSWKLALAVVVGLAFIINQGLWTETIETLVLVVAAAAVSMAIGVPIGIWAAHNERVYQALRPILDLMQTLPTFVYLIPVLILFGLGAAPGLIVTVIFASPAPIRLTYLGITSVPKPMLEAGQAFGATKRQLLWKVELPAALPSIMVGLTQCIMLSLSMVVIAALIGADGLGKPVVRALNSVNIPLGVEAGLAIVVLAIILDRMARIGRESDR, from the coding sequence ATGGATCCCGTAACGGAATGGATAGCGGCCTGGAAAATTCCCATCGGCAGATGGGGGCGCGCATTCTTCGACTTTCTCACCGTCAATTTCGCATGGTTTTTCGACACGCTCGCCGACGGCCTGAAGGCGGTGCTCGACAATCTGGTGGCGCTGCTCTTGTGGCTGCCGCCGAGCCTCGTCGTCCTCCTTCTGGCGGCCCTCGCCTACGCCCTGCAGCGGTCGTGGAAGCTCGCGCTCGCCGTGGTCGTCGGCCTCGCCTTCATCATCAATCAGGGTCTCTGGACCGAGACGATCGAGACGCTCGTGCTGGTCGTGGCCGCCGCGGCGGTGTCGATGGCGATCGGCGTGCCGATCGGCATCTGGGCCGCGCACAATGAGCGTGTCTACCAGGCGTTGCGGCCCATCCTCGATCTCATGCAGACCTTGCCGACTTTCGTCTATCTGATTCCCGTGCTCATCCTTTTCGGCCTCGGCGCGGCACCCGGCCTCATCGTCACCGTGATCTTCGCCTCGCCGGCGCCGATCCGCCTCACCTATCTGGGCATCACCTCCGTGCCGAAGCCGATGCTGGAGGCGGGCCAGGCCTTTGGCGCCACCAAGCGCCAGCTCCTGTGGAAGGTGGAGCTGCCGGCCGCCCTCCCCTCCATCATGGTCGGGCTCACCCAGTGCATCATGCTCTCCCTGTCCATGGTGGTGATCGCGGCCCTGATCGGTGCCGACGGCCTCGGCAAGCCGGTGGTGCGGGCACTCAACTCGGTGAACATTCCGCTGGGCGTCGAGGCGGGCCTCGCCATCGTGGTGCTGGCGATCATCCTCGACCGGATGGCGCGGATCGGCCGGGAGAGCGACCGATGA
- the choV gene encoding choline ABC transporter ATP-binding protein, producing the protein MTPAVEFRNVDIIFGEEKETAEALKLVDEGRSRAEILERTGAVLGCAGADLTVEKGEISVLMGLSGSGKSTLLRAVNRLNRVVRGEVIVHDGDWSADVVNCPEGELLKIRRECVAMVFQQFALLPWRTVAQNVGLGLELAGVPAAERQERVMAQLELVHLEDWADKYAHELSGGMQQRVGLARAFATEAPILLMDEPFSALDPLIRTKLQDELLELQARLKKTILFVSHDLEEALKIGNRISIMEGGRIVQTGTPEDIVLKPENDYVRDFIANVNPLSVLTAWNIMRDVRDLEHAGEGWLWLDLRRTTRFKTDENMLVIDAERNGKPAIWISCDNMEPLPEDQPKVYWARAGTPLKTVMQAMQQSQTAPVALFDEASRFVGAIGVRDVLKAVLRR; encoded by the coding sequence ATGACCCCGGCCGTTGAGTTTCGCAATGTCGACATCATCTTCGGCGAGGAGAAGGAGACCGCCGAGGCGCTGAAGCTCGTCGATGAAGGCAGAAGCCGCGCCGAGATCCTGGAGCGCACCGGCGCGGTGCTGGGCTGTGCGGGAGCCGATCTCACTGTCGAAAAGGGCGAAATCTCCGTGCTCATGGGCCTCTCCGGCTCCGGCAAGTCCACGCTGCTGCGCGCCGTCAACCGGCTGAACAGGGTCGTGCGCGGCGAAGTGATCGTGCATGACGGCGACTGGTCGGCCGATGTGGTGAACTGCCCGGAGGGAGAGCTCCTCAAGATCCGCCGTGAATGCGTGGCCATGGTGTTCCAGCAGTTCGCGCTGCTGCCCTGGCGCACAGTGGCGCAGAATGTGGGGCTGGGGCTGGAGCTCGCCGGCGTGCCGGCTGCGGAGCGGCAGGAGCGCGTGATGGCGCAGCTCGAACTGGTGCACCTGGAAGACTGGGCCGACAAATACGCCCACGAGCTATCCGGCGGCATGCAGCAGCGCGTGGGCCTTGCTCGCGCTTTCGCCACGGAAGCACCGATCCTGCTGATGGACGAGCCCTTCTCCGCGCTCGACCCGCTCATCCGCACCAAGTTGCAGGACGAGCTTCTGGAACTCCAGGCGCGGTTGAAGAAGACCATCCTTTTCGTCAGCCACGATCTGGAGGAGGCGCTGAAGATCGGCAACCGCATCTCCATCATGGAGGGTGGGCGCATCGTGCAGACCGGCACGCCGGAGGACATCGTGCTCAAGCCCGAGAACGATTACGTGCGCGACTTCATCGCCAATGTGAATCCGCTCTCGGTGCTCACGGCCTGGAACATCATGCGCGACGTGCGGGACCTGGAGCATGCGGGGGAAGGATGGCTGTGGCTCGACCTGCGCCGCACCACCCGCTTCAAGACGGACGAGAACATGCTGGTGATCGATGCGGAGCGCAACGGCAAGCCCGCCATCTGGATCTCCTGCGACAATATGGAGCCTCTGCCCGAAGATCAGCCCAAGGTCTACTGGGCGCGTGCGGGAACTCCGCTCAAGACGGTGATGCAGGCAATGCAGCAGTCGCAGACCGCGCCCGTCGCCCTCTTCGACGAAGCCTCCCGGTTCGTCGGCGCCATCGGCGTGCGCGACGTTCTCAAGGCCGTGCTGCGAAGATAG
- a CDS encoding NAD(P)/FAD-dependent oxidoreductase: MFDVIVVGGSYGGLAAALQLGRARRRVLVIDEGQRRNRFAESSHGLLGNDGGSAGEIVARGRAEVMAYPSVEWKQGRAERAGKTDTGFLVGTADGETYEARRLILAGGVVDDLPQVPGLSERWGKSVFHCPYCDGYELDGGRIGVLASSPATMHHALLLPEWGKTTFFLNGVFAPSEEEQAQLLRRDVAIETGLIEKISGAADVVLRDGRVFSLAGLFTATITHLSNTLAEQLGCELDQGSVGTFIKTDSIKETSVPGVFACGDAGRPAGSVALAVGDGTLAGIGAHRSLVFGED; the protein is encoded by the coding sequence ATGTTCGACGTGATCGTGGTCGGTGGCAGCTATGGCGGCCTTGCGGCAGCACTTCAGCTGGGACGCGCGCGCCGCCGTGTTCTGGTGATCGACGAGGGGCAGCGGCGAAACCGCTTTGCCGAGAGTTCCCACGGCTTGCTCGGCAATGACGGCGGCTCGGCCGGCGAGATCGTCGCCCGCGGCCGCGCGGAGGTGATGGCCTATCCCTCTGTCGAGTGGAAGCAGGGTCGGGCGGAGAGGGCGGGGAAAACGGATACGGGGTTCCTGGTCGGCACTGCCGACGGCGAGACCTACGAGGCAAGGCGGCTGATCCTCGCCGGCGGTGTCGTCGACGACCTGCCGCAGGTTCCCGGTCTTTCCGAGCGTTGGGGCAAAAGCGTTTTCCATTGCCCCTATTGCGATGGATATGAACTGGACGGAGGCCGCATCGGCGTACTCGCCTCCTCGCCCGCTACCATGCACCACGCCCTGCTGCTCCCTGAATGGGGCAAGACCACCTTCTTCCTGAACGGCGTCTTCGCGCCGAGCGAGGAGGAGCAGGCGCAACTTCTGCGCCGTGACGTGGCCATCGAAACCGGACTGATCGAGAAGATCTCGGGCGCGGCGGACGTGGTTCTGCGCGATGGGCGCGTGTTTTCGCTCGCCGGCCTCTTCACGGCGACCATCACGCACCTTTCGAACACCCTCGCCGAGCAGCTCGGCTGCGAACTGGACCAAGGCTCCGTCGGCACCTTCATCAAGACGGATTCCATCAAGGAAACCTCGGTGCCCGGAGTCTTTGCCTGCGGCGATGCAGGCCGGCCGGCGGGCAGCGTGGCGCTTGCGGTGGGCGATGGCACCTTGGCAGGGATTGGGGCGCACAGGTCGCTGGTGTTCGGGGAGGATTAG
- a CDS encoding DUF2470 domain-containing protein, which translates to MEEEKKDPILETDAAAIRLAKTLSRAARFGALATLDPADGAPLATRVAVATDMDGTPLILVSGLSAHTRALAADPRCSLLVGEPGKGDPLAHPRLTIKARAEKLEAGTPEQAHAARRYLNRHPKGKLYADFPDFAFFRLVPESALLNGGFARAYRLTRQELLTDVPLQAFLDMEQRAVDHMNEDHADAVENYAAHFTGAGRGRWVLTGIDPEGIDLAKGDEVKRVFFEAPLRDAAEVRPALVAMAKMARGA; encoded by the coding sequence ATGGAAGAGGAAAAGAAGGATCCGATCCTGGAGACGGATGCCGCGGCGATCCGTCTGGCAAAGACGCTGTCGCGCGCCGCCCGTTTCGGCGCGCTTGCCACGCTCGACCCCGCCGACGGTGCGCCTTTGGCCACGCGCGTGGCGGTGGCCACGGATATGGACGGCACGCCGCTGATCCTCGTTTCCGGGCTTTCCGCCCACACCAGGGCGCTTGCGGCCGACCCGCGCTGCTCCCTGCTGGTGGGCGAGCCCGGAAAGGGCGATCCCCTCGCCCATCCGCGCCTGACCATCAAGGCGCGCGCGGAGAAACTCGAAGCGGGCACGCCGGAGCAGGCCCATGCCGCGCGACGCTATCTGAACCGTCATCCCAAGGGCAAGCTCTACGCCGACTTTCCCGACTTCGCCTTCTTCCGGCTCGTGCCGGAAAGCGCCCTGCTCAATGGCGGCTTTGCCCGCGCCTACCGGCTGACACGCCAGGAGCTTTTGACGGACGTTCCGCTGCAGGCGTTTCTCGACATGGAGCAGCGCGCCGTCGACCACATGAACGAGGACCATGCGGACGCAGTTGAGAACTACGCCGCCCATTTTACGGGAGCCGGGCGCGGCAGATGGGTGCTGACCGGCATCGATCCGGAAGGCATCGACCTGGCGAAGGGCGACGAGGTCAAGCGCGTCTTCTTCGAAGCACCGTTGAGGGATGCCGCCGAGGTGCGGCCCGCGCTGGTTGCCATGGCTAAAATGGCCCGTGGCGCCTGA
- a CDS encoding RNA methyltransferase, with the protein MSRPLIRIDDPDDPRIAAYRDIRERDLVGRQGRFVAEGKVVLNVLFSTSRFAAESVLLLENRTAGMEDLLARVPENVPVYIASSAVIDAIAGFHMHRGVLAIGLRGEAESAETLIARLPDRALVVALGGIANHDNMGAIFRNAAAFGADAVLLDSDCCDPLYRKAIRVSVGAALKIPFAKGGSASSLIGALEAGGFEVLALSPGGRREIGSIERAPRTALLLGTEGPGLSAELLQRLPSVRIAMREDFDSLNVAAATAIALHRLWR; encoded by the coding sequence ATGTCACGCCCGCTCATCCGCATCGACGATCCCGACGACCCGCGCATCGCCGCCTATCGCGACATCCGCGAGCGCGATCTGGTCGGGCGGCAAGGCCGCTTCGTCGCGGAGGGCAAAGTGGTGCTGAACGTGCTCTTCTCCACCTCTCGCTTCGCCGCCGAATCCGTACTTCTCCTCGAAAACCGCACAGCGGGCATGGAGGACCTGCTCGCCCGCGTCCCCGAGAACGTCCCCGTGTATATCGCAAGCAGCGCCGTCATCGACGCCATCGCGGGCTTTCACATGCATCGCGGCGTACTCGCGATCGGCCTGCGCGGCGAGGCAGAGAGCGCGGAAACCTTGATCGCGCGCCTGCCCGACCGCGCCCTGGTGGTGGCGCTCGGCGGCATCGCCAACCACGACAATATGGGCGCGATCTTTCGCAACGCTGCCGCCTTCGGCGCCGACGCGGTGCTTCTGGACAGTGATTGCTGCGATCCGCTCTATCGCAAGGCGATCCGCGTTTCCGTCGGCGCAGCCCTGAAGATTCCCTTTGCGAAGGGGGGAAGCGCATCCTCACTGATCGGCGCACTGGAGGCCGGCGGCTTCGAGGTTCTCGCCCTGAGCCCCGGCGGCAGGCGAGAGATAGGCTCCATCGAGCGCGCGCCACGCACGGCGCTCCTGCTGGGTACCGAAGGACCGGGATTGTCGGCGGAGCTGTTGCAACGCCTGCCTTCCGTCCGCATCGCCATGCGTGAGGATTTCGACAGCCTCAACGTCGCCGCCGCAACGGCCATCGCCCTACACAGGCTGTGGCGGTAG
- a CDS encoding EipA family protein, with translation MLSSLFSRARARFALLSLAVLAAATLLPQPSARAQDNGYTMEEIVDAGNNFFGATTGGLATLVEKIFSTYGLPNGYVLGQEGSGALVGGLTYGEGTLYTKNAGDHAAYWQGPSIGWDFGGQGSRVMILVYNLDRVDSLYRRFAGVAGSAYLVAGLGFNVLKNGPVLIVPIRTGVGARLGVNIGYLKVTPRPTWNPF, from the coding sequence ATGCTTTCCAGCTTGTTCAGTCGCGCTCGGGCGCGCTTTGCCCTTTTGTCCCTGGCGGTGCTGGCGGCGGCGACTCTTCTGCCGCAGCCATCCGCCCGCGCTCAGGACAACGGCTATACGATGGAAGAGATCGTCGATGCCGGAAACAATTTCTTCGGCGCGACCACGGGCGGCCTGGCGACGCTGGTGGAAAAGATCTTCTCCACCTACGGCCTTCCCAATGGCTACGTGCTGGGGCAGGAAGGTTCGGGCGCGCTCGTCGGCGGCCTCACCTATGGCGAGGGCACGCTCTACACCAAGAACGCCGGCGATCACGCCGCCTATTGGCAGGGGCCGTCGATCGGCTGGGATTTCGGTGGCCAGGGGTCGCGCGTGATGATCCTGGTCTACAATCTGGACCGGGTCGACAGTCTCTACAGGCGCTTTGCCGGTGTGGCGGGCTCGGCCTATCTCGTGGCCGGCCTCGGCTTCAACGTGCTGAAGAACGGGCCGGTGCTCATCGTGCCGATCCGCACCGGCGTGGGTGCCAGGCTGGGCGTGAATATCGGCTATCTCAAGGTGACGCCGCGGCCGACCTGGAACCCATTCTGA
- a CDS encoding histidine phosphotransferase family protein translates to MTDIFTLSAPDLAALLCSRVCHDIISPVGAINNGLELLDEGGTDDDAMQLIRTSAINASARLQFARIAFGAAGSAGMQIDTGDAEAVATAFIRNEKPDLEWNGARALLPKNKVKLLLNLILIANAAIPRGGKLSVRLESLETAPVFTITAHGPMVRVPPKFLDLHAGRQPDEPIDAHSVQFYYTLLLARETGMNISIHASPEEIVVKAA, encoded by the coding sequence ATGACGGATATTTTCACCCTCAGTGCGCCCGACCTCGCCGCACTTCTGTGCAGCCGCGTCTGCCACGACATCATTTCCCCGGTGGGGGCGATCAACAACGGCCTGGAACTGCTCGACGAGGGCGGCACGGACGATGATGCCATGCAGCTCATCCGCACCAGTGCGATCAACGCGTCGGCACGGCTGCAGTTCGCCCGCATCGCCTTCGGCGCGGCGGGGTCGGCGGGCATGCAGATCGACACCGGCGACGCGGAGGCGGTGGCCACCGCCTTCATCCGCAACGAGAAGCCGGACCTCGAATGGAACGGCGCCCGCGCCCTCCTGCCCAAGAACAAGGTCAAGCTTCTCCTGAACCTCATCCTGATCGCCAATGCCGCCATCCCGCGCGGCGGCAAGTTGAGCGTGCGGCTGGAGAGCCTCGAGACGGCGCCCGTCTTCACCATCACCGCGCACGGGCCCATGGTCCGCGTGCCGCCCAAATTCCTGGACCTGCATGCGGGGCGCCAGCCCGACGAGCCCATCGACGCCCACAGCGTGCAGTTCTACTATACGCTCCTGCTCGCGCGCGAGACGGGGATGAACATCTCCATCCACGCCTCCCCCGAGGAGATCGTGGTAAAGGCCGCTTAG
- a CDS encoding response regulator has protein sequence MKRCLFVDDSSVIRMVAKKILSGPGMLVAEAATAREALDICAHEMPEIVIVDHRLPDMDSCQLIARLNALGEENRPVVLLCMCEFDVGLLMRAKRAGAQGYVMKPFTRPQLLEGIRESQVPA, from the coding sequence ATGAAGCGCTGCCTGTTCGTCGACGACTCCAGCGTGATCCGCATGGTGGCCAAGAAGATCCTCTCCGGCCCCGGGATGCTGGTGGCGGAAGCTGCCACGGCGCGCGAGGCGCTCGACATCTGCGCCCACGAAATGCCCGAGATCGTCATCGTCGACCACCGGCTGCCGGACATGGATTCCTGCCAGCTCATCGCCCGCCTGAATGCACTGGGCGAGGAGAACAGGCCCGTCGTCCTCCTGTGCATGTGCGAGTTCGATGTCGGCCTCCTCATGCGCGCGAAGCGCGCAGGTGCGCAGGGCTATGTCATGAAGCCCTTCACCCGGCCGCAGCTTCTGGAAGGCATCCGGGAATCCCAGGTTCCCGCCTGA
- the ctrA gene encoding cell cycle two-component system response regulator CtrA, protein MRVLLIEDDSATAQSIELMLKSESFNVYTTDLGEEGVDLGKLYDYDIILLDLNLPDMSGYEVLRTLRLSKVKTPILILSGMAGIEDKVRGLGFGADDYMTKPFHKDELVARIHAIVRRSKGHAQSVITTGDLIVNLDAKTVEVAGQRVHLTGKEYQMLELLSLRKGTTLTKEMFLNHLYGGMDEPELKIIDVFICKLRKKLDTASGGQNYIETVWGRGYVLREPEEMRVSA, encoded by the coding sequence ATGCGCGTTTTGTTGATTGAAGACGACAGTGCGACGGCACAGAGCATCGAATTGATGCTCAAGTCCGAAAGCTTCAATGTCTATACGACCGATCTCGGCGAAGAGGGCGTCGATCTCGGGAAGCTGTATGACTACGACATCATCCTTCTCGACCTCAACCTCCCGGACATGTCCGGCTACGAGGTGCTGAGGACGCTGCGCCTTTCCAAGGTGAAGACGCCGATCCTCATCCTTTCGGGCATGGCGGGCATCGAGGACAAGGTGAGGGGCCTTGGCTTCGGCGCCGACGACTACATGACCAAGCCCTTCCACAAGGATGAACTGGTGGCTCGCATTCATGCCATCGTGCGCCGCTCCAAGGGGCACGCCCAGTCGGTCATCACCACGGGCGACTTGATCGTCAATCTCGACGCCAAGACCGTGGAAGTAGCCGGGCAGCGGGTGCATCTCACCGGCAAGGAATATCAGATGCTGGAGCTTCTCTCCCTGCGCAAGGGCACGACGCTCACCAAGGAGATGTTCCTCAACCATCTTTATGGCGGCATGGACGAGCCGGAGCTGAAGATCATCGACGTCTTCATCTGCAAGCTGCGCAAGAAGCTGGACACGGCGTCCGGCGGCCAGAACTATATCGAGACCGTGTGGGGCCGCGGCTATGTGCTGCGCGAGCCCGAGGAGATGCGCGTGAGCGCCTGA
- a CDS encoding flagellar export protein FliJ: MKSRENLVRLKQFQVNEKRRRIAQLDAMIAEFERMAAELDAQVAAEEAKAGITDQNHFAYPTFAKAARLRRDNLRISQAELTQQKEQAEHDLAEVASELRKAEALETRDGKRDSDGARAAAG; encoded by the coding sequence ATGAAGTCACGTGAAAATCTGGTTCGGTTGAAACAATTTCAGGTGAACGAGAAGCGCCGCCGCATCGCCCAGCTCGATGCGATGATCGCCGAGTTCGAGCGCATGGCGGCCGAGCTCGACGCCCAGGTCGCCGCCGAGGAGGCAAAGGCCGGCATTACCGATCAGAACCATTTCGCCTATCCCACCTTCGCCAAGGCCGCGCGGCTGCGCCGCGACAACCTGCGCATATCGCAGGCGGAACTGACGCAGCAGAAGGAGCAGGCCGAGCATGACCTCGCCGAGGTCGCTTCCGAGCTCAGGAAAGCCGAGGCGCTGGAAACACGCGACGGCAAGCGTGACAGCGACGGTGCCCGCGCCGCGGCGGGCTGA
- the bla gene encoding class A beta-lactamase has product MAISRRVLLAAPALIALLPAPTRALPDAKIHSGRLASLESRTGGRLGVAMFDTHTQTLAMHRGDERFAMCSTFKFLAAAAVLARVDTGDEDLERRIVYGEEKLLPWSPVTEEHADELGMTLAELCEAAVAMSDNTAANLLLEALGGPQAVTEYARSLGDEITRLDRYEPDLNNVPPGDVRDTTTPRAMLGNLQKIVLGDALSDASRQRISGWLIGSRTGDKRLRAGFPAGWRIGDKTGTSRSVTGDIAVAWAPERKALIVSAYFDAPRMSAADREAVLRDVGKIAAELAAS; this is encoded by the coding sequence ATGGCGATTTCCAGACGCGTGCTGTTGGCGGCCCCGGCTCTCATTGCTCTCCTCCCGGCCCCGACCCGTGCCCTCCCCGACGCGAAGATCCATAGCGGGCGTCTCGCGTCCCTCGAATCCAGGACCGGTGGCAGGCTGGGTGTCGCCATGTTCGACACCCACACCCAGACGCTTGCGATGCACCGCGGCGACGAGCGCTTCGCCATGTGCAGCACCTTCAAGTTTCTCGCGGCGGCCGCCGTTCTGGCACGGGTCGATACCGGTGACGAGGATCTCGAGCGCCGCATCGTCTACGGCGAGGAGAAGCTTCTGCCCTGGTCGCCGGTGACGGAGGAGCACGCGGACGAGCTCGGAATGACGCTCGCCGAGCTTTGTGAGGCGGCGGTCGCCATGAGCGACAACACCGCTGCCAATCTCCTTCTCGAGGCCCTGGGAGGCCCGCAAGCGGTCACGGAGTATGCCCGGTCGCTCGGCGACGAGATCACACGGCTCGACCGGTACGAGCCCGACTTGAACAATGTGCCGCCCGGGGACGTTCGCGACACCACGACGCCCAGGGCCATGCTGGGCAACCTGCAGAAGATCGTTCTCGGAGATGCTCTCTCGGACGCCTCGCGCCAGCGGATCTCCGGCTGGCTCATCGGCAGCAGGACCGGCGACAAGCGCCTGCGCGCCGGTTTCCCGGCGGGATGGCGCATCGGCGACAAGACCGGAACGAGCCGCAGCGTGACGGGGGACATCGCCGTCGCCTGGGCGCCGGAACGTAAGGCGCTCATCGTCTCCGCCTATTTCGATGCGCCCCGGATGTCCGCGGCCGATCGCGAGGCGGTTTTGCGGGATGTGGGAAAGATCGCGGCAGAACTGGCGGCGAGCTGA
- a CDS encoding DUF1153 domain-containing protein, which yields MTDLVRPRVKYVIGPDGSPLTIADLPPSNTRRWVIRRKAEVVAAVRGGLLSLEEACQRYRLTVEEFLSWQASIDEYGLQGLRTTRIQQYRH from the coding sequence ATGACCGATCTGGTTCGACCGCGCGTGAAATATGTCATTGGGCCCGACGGCAGCCCGCTCACGATTGCCGATCTGCCGCCGTCCAATACGCGCCGTTGGGTCATCCGCCGCAAGGCGGAGGTGGTGGCTGCCGTGCGCGGCGGCCTTCTGAGCCTGGAGGAAGCCTGCCAGCGGTATCGTCTCACGGTCGAAGAATTCCTCTCCTGGCAGGCATCCATCGACGAATACGGCCTGCAGGGACTCAGGACCACGCGCATTCAGCAATATCGCCACTGA